The following coding sequences lie in one Bordetella genomosp. 9 genomic window:
- a CDS encoding polysaccharide deacetylase family protein, with protein sequence MSIPILMYHQVGALAPRGTPFRGLTVDTASFRRQMTWMHRLGYLGLSMRDLMPYLRGERSGKVFGITFDDGFRNVHDNAMPVLADLGFTATNYFVARQLGGSNVWDHAHGVPSSPLMTVAEMREWAAAGNEVGSHTLDHVHLPLLDPAEARRQIAGSRQALEDAIGQPVTAFCYPYGEFTEAHIGMAREAGYENATLTKRGLANGNDDTMALPRVLVAGSTGIVSFLRKMLTSYEDRKRRNW encoded by the coding sequence ATGTCGATCCCCATACTCATGTATCACCAGGTCGGTGCGCTGGCGCCGCGCGGCACGCCGTTTCGCGGGCTGACGGTGGACACGGCCAGCTTCCGCCGCCAGATGACGTGGATGCACCGCCTGGGCTACCTGGGGCTGTCGATGCGCGACCTCATGCCGTATCTGCGCGGCGAACGCAGCGGCAAGGTCTTCGGCATCACGTTCGATGACGGTTTTCGCAACGTGCACGACAACGCGATGCCGGTCCTCGCCGACCTGGGATTCACCGCCACCAATTATTTCGTCGCCCGCCAGTTGGGCGGCAGCAATGTGTGGGACCATGCGCACGGCGTGCCGTCGTCCCCGCTGATGACGGTCGCCGAAATGCGCGAATGGGCCGCGGCCGGCAACGAGGTGGGGTCCCACACCCTGGACCACGTTCATCTTCCGCTGCTGGACCCGGCCGAGGCGCGCCGCCAGATTGCCGGTTCGCGCCAGGCGCTCGAAGACGCGATCGGCCAGCCGGTGACGGCGTTTTGCTATCCCTATGGCGAGTTCACCGAAGCGCACATCGGCATGGCGCGTGAGGCGGGCTACGAGAACGCCACGCTGACCAAGCGCGGGCTCGCAAACGGCAATGACGACACGATGGCGCTGCCGCGCGTGCTGGTTGCCGGCTCCACCGGCATCGTCAGCTTTCTGCGCAAGATGCTGACCTCGTACGAGGACCGCAAGCGCCGCAACTGGTAG
- the boxC gene encoding 2,3-epoxybenzoyl-CoA dihydrolase produces the protein MTNAVAPVDFRTDPTRYRHWRLTTDGPIATLAMDVAEDGGLRPGYKLKLNSYDLGVDIELHDALQRIRFEHPEVRTVVVTSLKDRVFCSGANIFMLGLSSHAWKVNFCKFTNETRNGIEDASRYSGLKFIAAVNGACAGGGYELALACDEILLVDDRSSAVALPEVPLLGVLPGTGGLTRVIDKRKVRHDHADIFCTLVEGVRGERAKAWRLVDDVIKPQRFAAGVQERALALAEGSRRPGQGPGVTLTPLERRDSPDGLSYRYVQVDIDRQRRVANWTVRAPDEMPPQDAQAILAQGAEWWPLRMARELDDAILWMRTNELDVGTWVLRTRGDARAVLAADAALQAHADHWFVNETAGMLRRTLARLDVTSRTLFALIEPGSCFAGTLLELALAADRIYMLDDEDAADPARIVVGERNFGACPMVSGESRLQRRFHGETGPLEAVRAQAGKALSARQALDLGLATFTPDAIDWDDEIRLALEERGALSPDALTGMEANLRFGPRETMETRIFGRLTAWQNWIFNRPNAVGEKGALKVYGKGEQAAFDWNRV, from the coding sequence ATGACGAACGCCGTAGCTCCGGTCGATTTCCGGACCGATCCCACCCGCTATCGCCACTGGCGCTTGACCACAGACGGCCCGATCGCCACGCTCGCCATGGACGTGGCCGAGGACGGCGGCTTGCGCCCGGGCTACAAGCTCAAGCTGAACTCCTACGACCTGGGCGTCGACATCGAACTGCACGACGCCCTGCAGCGGATCCGTTTCGAGCATCCGGAAGTCCGCACCGTGGTCGTCACCAGCCTGAAGGACCGCGTCTTCTGTTCGGGCGCCAACATCTTCATGCTGGGGCTGTCCTCCCACGCCTGGAAGGTGAACTTCTGCAAATTCACCAACGAGACGCGCAACGGCATCGAAGACGCCAGCCGTTACAGCGGCCTGAAGTTCATTGCCGCGGTCAACGGCGCCTGCGCGGGCGGCGGCTATGAACTGGCGCTGGCCTGCGACGAAATCCTGCTGGTGGACGATCGGTCGTCGGCCGTCGCCCTGCCGGAAGTGCCACTGCTCGGCGTGCTGCCCGGCACCGGCGGCCTGACACGCGTCATTGACAAGCGCAAGGTGCGGCACGACCACGCCGACATCTTCTGCACCCTGGTGGAAGGCGTGCGTGGCGAGCGCGCCAAGGCCTGGCGCCTGGTCGACGACGTGATCAAGCCGCAGCGGTTCGCCGCCGGCGTGCAGGAACGCGCGCTGGCGCTGGCCGAAGGCAGCCGGCGTCCCGGCCAGGGCCCCGGGGTGACGCTGACGCCGCTGGAACGGCGCGACAGCCCAGACGGCCTTTCCTACCGCTACGTCCAGGTGGACATCGATCGCCAGCGGCGTGTCGCCAACTGGACCGTACGCGCCCCGGACGAAATGCCGCCGCAGGACGCGCAGGCCATCCTGGCGCAGGGCGCCGAGTGGTGGCCGCTGCGCATGGCCCGCGAACTGGACGACGCCATCCTGTGGATGCGCACCAACGAACTGGACGTTGGCACCTGGGTGTTGCGCACGCGCGGCGATGCGCGGGCCGTGCTGGCCGCCGACGCCGCGCTGCAGGCGCATGCGGACCACTGGTTCGTCAATGAAACGGCCGGCATGCTGCGGCGGACGCTCGCGCGCCTGGACGTGACGTCCCGCACGTTGTTCGCGCTGATCGAGCCGGGTTCCTGCTTTGCCGGAACGTTGCTGGAACTGGCCCTGGCCGCCGACCGCATCTACATGCTCGACGACGAAGACGCAGCCGATCCCGCGCGCATCGTGGTTGGCGAGCGCAACTTCGGCGCCTGCCCGATGGTCAGCGGCGAAAGCCGCCTGCAGCGCCGCTTTCATGGCGAGACCGGGCCGCTGGAGGCCGTGCGGGCGCAGGCCGGAAAGGCGCTGTCGGCCCGCCAGGCGCTGGACCTGGGCCTTGCCACCTTTACCCCCGACGCCATCGACTGGGACGACGAGATCCGGCTCGCGCTGGAAGAACGCGGCGCGCTGTCGCCCGATGCGCTGACGGGCATGGAAGCAAATCTTCGCTTCGGCCCGCGCGAAACCATGGAAACCCGCATCTTCGGGCGGCTCACCGCCTGGCAGAACTGGATATTCAACCGCCCCAACGCCGTCGGCGAGAAGGGCGCCCTGAAGGTATACGGCAAGGGCGAGCAAGCGGCCTTCGACTGGAACCGGGTCTAA
- a CDS encoding benzoate-CoA ligase family protein encodes MESCPQELNFAGHLVALNAARADKAAYIDDFGTLSYGELADRLARFGGLLKRLGLRREERVLLLMQDTVDWPVAFLGALHAGIVPVAVNTLLTADDYAYILSHSRARAAIVSGALLPVLRQAMDRTETEVAHIIVSRPAQAPANGEIEMETAMAGTPAIAAVRTLADEMAFWLYSSGSTGKPKGVVHTHGNLWHTVELYAKPVLGIREDDVVFSAAKLFFAYGLGNGLTFPLSVGATVILMAERPTPQAVFQRLTRHRPTVFYGVPTLYAAMLAAPDLPPRDAVALRVCTSAGEALPRDIGERFRRHFGCDILDGIGSTEMLHIFISNHVGRIRYGTTGMPVAGYEVELRDEQGRPVPPGAIGDLYIKGPSAALMYWNNREKTRQCFLGDWLKSGDKYVCDEDGYYTYAGRSDDMIKVSGQYVSPVEVENVLIQHEAVLEAAVIGVPDGHGLVKTKAYVVLRPGYAPGPDTGAALQAYVKQHLAPFKYPRQIDFTEELPKTATGKIQRFRLRQMEERRA; translated from the coding sequence GTGGAAAGCTGTCCGCAGGAACTGAATTTCGCCGGGCACCTGGTCGCACTGAACGCGGCGCGGGCAGACAAGGCAGCCTATATCGACGATTTCGGCACGCTGAGCTACGGCGAACTGGCGGACCGCCTGGCCCGTTTCGGCGGGCTGCTGAAGCGGCTTGGCCTGCGCCGGGAAGAGCGGGTGTTGCTGCTGATGCAGGACACCGTGGACTGGCCGGTGGCCTTCCTGGGCGCCCTGCATGCCGGCATCGTGCCGGTGGCGGTGAACACCCTGCTGACAGCCGACGACTATGCCTACATCCTGTCGCACAGCCGCGCGCGTGCCGCCATCGTATCGGGCGCCCTGCTGCCCGTGCTGCGCCAGGCGATGGACCGCACGGAAACGGAAGTGGCGCACATCATCGTCTCGCGCCCGGCACAGGCGCCGGCCAATGGCGAGATCGAGATGGAGACCGCGATGGCCGGCACGCCCGCCATTGCCGCCGTACGCACCCTGGCCGACGAGATGGCATTCTGGCTGTATTCGTCCGGCTCCACCGGCAAGCCCAAGGGCGTCGTGCACACGCACGGGAATCTATGGCACACCGTTGAACTCTACGCGAAGCCGGTGCTCGGCATCCGGGAGGACGACGTCGTGTTTTCCGCCGCCAAATTGTTCTTCGCCTACGGCCTTGGCAATGGGTTGACCTTTCCTCTGTCGGTGGGCGCCACGGTGATACTGATGGCCGAGCGCCCCACCCCGCAGGCCGTATTCCAGCGGCTGACGCGGCACCGCCCCACGGTGTTCTACGGCGTGCCCACGCTGTACGCGGCAATGCTGGCCGCGCCCGATCTTCCGCCGCGCGACGCGGTCGCGCTGCGCGTCTGTACTTCGGCGGGTGAAGCCTTGCCGCGCGACATCGGCGAGCGCTTTCGCCGGCACTTCGGCTGCGACATCCTTGACGGCATCGGCTCCACCGAGATGCTGCATATCTTCATCAGCAACCACGTCGGCCGCATCCGCTATGGCACCACAGGCATGCCGGTGGCCGGCTATGAAGTGGAGTTGCGCGACGAGCAGGGGCGGCCGGTGCCGCCCGGCGCCATCGGCGATCTCTACATCAAGGGCCCGAGCGCGGCCCTGATGTACTGGAACAACCGGGAAAAAACGCGGCAATGCTTCCTGGGCGACTGGCTGAAGAGCGGCGACAAGTATGTGTGCGACGAGGACGGCTACTACACCTATGCCGGACGCAGCGACGACATGATCAAGGTCAGCGGGCAGTACGTCTCGCCGGTCGAGGTGGAGAACGTCCTGATTCAGCACGAAGCCGTGCTGGAAGCGGCCGTCATCGGCGTGCCCGATGGACACGGCCTGGTCAAGACCAAGGCCTATGTGGTGCTGCGGCCAGGGTATGCGCCCGGCCCGGACACCGGGGCCGCGCTCCAGGCCTACGTCAAGCAGCATCTGGCTCCCTTCAAGTACCCGCGGCAGATCGACT
- a CDS encoding helix-turn-helix transcriptional regulator has product MTQAVDMAAPEPRRDAFLVALGERVRRLRAIRGMTRKALAQATGVSERHLANLEHGVGNASILVLLQIAKAFNCALAELVGDVTTESPEWLLIRELLSGRSEADLQRARESLAQLFGMGGAQRPNRFQRIALIGLRGAGKSTLGQMLADDLGYPFVELNVEIERVAGCGILEIHNLYGPNAYRRYEKRALEEAVQLYPEMVLATPGGLVSEAATFNLLLAHCYTVWLRATPEEHMGRVMAQGDFRPMSGNSEAMADLKRILAGREAFYAKADLTWNTSHMDVAECFAGLRAQVRKAGGLPL; this is encoded by the coding sequence ATGACTCAAGCGGTGGATATGGCCGCCCCCGAACCGCGCCGCGACGCCTTTCTGGTGGCCCTGGGGGAACGCGTGCGACGGCTGCGGGCCATCCGCGGCATGACCCGCAAGGCCTTGGCGCAAGCCACAGGGGTTTCCGAGCGCCATCTGGCCAATCTCGAGCACGGCGTCGGCAATGCGTCCATCCTGGTGCTATTGCAGATCGCCAAGGCCTTCAATTGCGCGCTGGCCGAACTGGTGGGCGACGTCACCACGGAATCGCCGGAATGGCTGTTGATCCGCGAGCTGCTGAGCGGACGCAGCGAAGCCGACCTGCAGCGCGCCCGGGAATCGCTGGCGCAGTTGTTCGGCATGGGCGGCGCGCAGCGTCCCAATCGTTTCCAGCGGATCGCGCTGATCGGGCTGCGCGGCGCCGGCAAATCCACACTGGGCCAGATGCTGGCGGACGACCTGGGCTATCCCTTCGTCGAACTCAACGTGGAGATCGAACGGGTAGCCGGTTGCGGCATCCTGGAAATCCACAATCTCTACGGCCCCAATGCCTACCGCCGCTATGAAAAGCGGGCGCTCGAAGAAGCCGTTCAGCTGTATCCGGAGATGGTGCTGGCGACCCCTGGAGGGCTGGTGTCCGAGGCGGCTACTTTCAATCTGCTGCTGGCGCATTGCTATACCGTGTGGTTGCGCGCCACGCCGGAGGAACACATGGGCCGCGTGATGGCGCAGGGCGACTTCCGGCCGATGTCCGGCAACAGCGAAGCCATGGCGGATCTCAAGCGCATACTGGCCGGCCGCGAAGCGTTCTACGCGAAGGCCGACCTGACCTGGAATACCAGCCACATGGACGTGGCGGAGTGCTTCGCCGGTCTGCGTGCCCAGGTCCGCAAGGCGGGCGGGCTGCCCCTCTAG
- a CDS encoding amylo-alpha-1,6-glucosidase, with protein MNTPTLAPGDTGATGSDIIEPRSPQRLFVLKEGDTFLVADAFGDVTGEGDGLFHDDTRLLSTFRLRLADRQPSLLSSAVSQDNAFFTANLTNRPLPPLGGASTPEGVIHVERRRFLWQGRLFERITLVNYGERVARVPLSLHYGADFRDMFEVRGQQRPRRGEFHVGHVGARDVELCYRGLDDRWRRLVIAFSEVPARISADQAHFDVTLGERQHWELYVEAGGDAAACGRTRWRAAAAQARRSLRVRRRRGAALHASSRLFQAWVDKSAADLALLTTELPTGPYPYAGIPWFSTPFGRDAIVTALQTLWLDPALARGVLAFLSRNQAHETSTFRDAEPGKIMHETRKGEMAAANELPFGRYYGGVDTTPLFIMLAGAYAERTGDLAFIGSIWPALLSAANWIEDNAARHGTGFLSYARGEESGLANQGWKDSHDSVFHADGSTPRGPIALIEVQGYAYAAYRGLAALARARGEEGRAQGWERRADALRQAVEQHFWQDDMQFYALALDGEGRPCRVRASNAGHLLYTGLPSPVRAQAVARQLLSKSFRTGWGIRTLAVEAPRYNPMSYHNGSVWPHDVALCAAGMARYGLRDGAAQLLDAMFEGASYFGMRLPELFCGFERGAGEAPIAYPVACLPQAWAAGSVFMLLQACLGLRVDGPRHRVIIEQPRLPHGMETLRIARLAVGGQLLDFTFQRLQDRVVAFVRQNGDAPRVRVDLRL; from the coding sequence ATGAACACTCCCACCCTGGCGCCGGGCGATACCGGCGCGACCGGAAGCGACATCATCGAGCCGCGTTCGCCGCAGCGTCTTTTCGTGCTGAAGGAAGGCGACACTTTCCTGGTCGCGGACGCGTTCGGGGACGTGACCGGCGAAGGCGACGGCCTGTTCCACGACGATACCCGCCTGCTGTCGACCTTCCGGCTGCGGCTGGCGGACCGGCAGCCCTCGCTGCTGTCCAGCGCGGTCAGCCAGGACAACGCCTTCTTCACCGCGAACCTGACGAACCGCCCCTTGCCGCCCCTGGGCGGCGCATCGACCCCGGAAGGTGTCATCCATGTGGAGCGCCGCCGGTTCCTCTGGCAGGGCCGGCTGTTCGAGCGGATCACCCTTGTCAACTATGGGGAGCGGGTTGCGCGGGTGCCCCTGTCGCTGCATTACGGCGCCGATTTTCGCGACATGTTCGAGGTCCGGGGCCAGCAGCGGCCGCGGCGCGGTGAATTCCACGTCGGCCACGTCGGCGCCCGGGACGTAGAGTTGTGCTACCGCGGTCTGGACGACCGCTGGCGTAGGCTCGTCATCGCGTTTTCGGAAGTGCCGGCGCGCATCTCGGCGGACCAGGCCCATTTCGACGTCACGCTGGGCGAGCGGCAGCACTGGGAGCTTTACGTCGAAGCCGGCGGCGACGCGGCGGCGTGCGGGCGGACCCGCTGGCGCGCGGCGGCGGCCCAGGCCAGGCGCAGTTTGCGCGTGCGGCGGCGGCGGGGCGCGGCATTGCATGCGTCCAGCCGCCTGTTCCAGGCATGGGTGGACAAGTCGGCCGCCGATCTCGCGTTGCTGACGACCGAACTCCCTACCGGGCCTTACCCCTATGCGGGCATCCCGTGGTTTTCGACGCCGTTCGGGCGGGACGCCATCGTGACCGCTTTGCAGACCTTGTGGCTGGATCCGGCGCTTGCGCGCGGCGTGCTGGCCTTTCTCTCGCGCAACCAGGCGCACGAGACGTCCACCTTCCGCGATGCCGAGCCGGGCAAGATCATGCATGAGACCCGAAAGGGCGAGATGGCGGCGGCCAATGAGCTGCCTTTCGGCAGATACTACGGAGGCGTCGATACCACGCCCCTGTTCATCATGCTTGCGGGCGCCTATGCGGAAAGGACGGGCGACCTCGCTTTCATCGGCTCGATCTGGCCCGCGCTGTTGTCGGCGGCCAATTGGATCGAGGACAACGCCGCCCGGCACGGTACCGGCTTTCTCAGTTACGCCCGTGGCGAGGAGTCCGGCTTGGCGAACCAGGGCTGGAAGGACAGCCACGATTCCGTCTTCCACGCCGACGGCAGTACGCCGCGGGGTCCCATCGCCCTGATCGAAGTCCAGGGCTATGCCTACGCGGCGTACCGAGGCTTGGCCGCGCTGGCGCGCGCGCGGGGCGAGGAGGGGCGAGCCCAGGGCTGGGAGCGCCGCGCCGACGCTTTGCGCCAGGCCGTGGAGCAGCACTTCTGGCAGGACGACATGCAGTTCTACGCGCTGGCGCTCGATGGCGAGGGGCGGCCGTGCCGCGTGCGGGCTTCCAACGCGGGACATCTTCTCTATACCGGGCTGCCATCGCCCGTCCGGGCGCAAGCGGTGGCGCGGCAACTGCTGTCCAAGTCCTTCCGCACGGGCTGGGGCATTCGCACGCTGGCCGTGGAGGCGCCGCGCTACAACCCCATGTCCTACCACAATGGATCCGTATGGCCGCACGACGTCGCCCTCTGCGCGGCGGGGATGGCGCGTTACGGACTGCGCGACGGCGCCGCGCAACTGCTCGATGCGATGTTCGAGGGCGCGTCCTACTTCGGCATGCGGTTGCCCGAACTGTTCTGCGGTTTCGAGCGTGGCGCCGGCGAGGCGCCCATCGCGTATCCCGTCGCGTGCCTGCCGCAGGCATGGGCGGCCGGCTCCGTCTTCATGCTCCTGCAGGCCTGCCTGGGCCTGCGCGTGGATGGGCCGCGGCATCGTGTGATCATCGAACAGCCGCGGCTGCCGCACGGCATGGAAACCCTGCGGATCGCGCGCCTGGCCGTCGGCGGCCAGTTGCTGGATTTCACCTTCCAGCGTTTGCAGGACCGGGTGGTGGCGTTCGTGCGGCAGAACGGCGACGCGCCGCGCGTCCGTGTGGACCTCAGGCTGTAG
- a CDS encoding glycosyltransferase family 4 protein — protein sequence MRIAQIAPLYEAVPPRLYGGTERVVAHLTEALVEQGHDVTLFAAADARTSARLAPMRERSLRLDPQALKSDVAAHLGMLHALRDRADEFDVLHFHIDLLHFPFFEHIAGRTLTTLHGRLDLADLPQAYRRWSAYPLVSISDHQRTPLREANWMATVPHGLDPRGYRFAREPAGGYLAFLGRISPEKRPDRAIRIAREAGIPLKIAAKVDNADRDYFEQTIRPLLDGPGVEFIGEIGDATKSDFLGNARALLFPIDWPEPFGLVMIEAMACGTPVIAWNHGSVPEVVDDGVTGFVVDDIPQAVEAVSRAHMLDRALIRRVFEQQFTAQAMANRYVQLYMRLARQDRVSMMESEAA from the coding sequence ATGAGGATTGCGCAGATCGCCCCCTTGTACGAAGCCGTGCCGCCCCGTCTTTACGGCGGCACCGAACGGGTCGTCGCCCACCTGACCGAAGCCCTGGTCGAACAAGGGCACGACGTGACGCTGTTCGCCGCCGCCGATGCCCGCACCAGCGCCCGCCTGGCGCCCATGCGGGAGCGGTCCCTGCGGCTGGACCCGCAGGCGCTGAAGTCGGATGTGGCCGCCCATCTGGGCATGCTGCACGCGCTGCGCGATCGCGCGGACGAATTCGATGTCCTGCATTTCCATATCGATCTGCTCCACTTCCCGTTCTTCGAGCATATCGCCGGGCGCACGCTGACCACGTTGCACGGCCGGCTGGACTTGGCCGATCTGCCCCAGGCTTACCGGCGCTGGTCCGCCTATCCGCTCGTATCCATCTCGGATCACCAGCGCACACCGCTGCGGGAAGCGAACTGGATGGCGACCGTCCCCCATGGGCTCGATCCGCGCGGCTACCGGTTCGCCCGCGAACCGGCGGGCGGCTATCTGGCGTTCCTGGGCCGGATCTCTCCCGAAAAACGGCCGGACCGCGCCATCCGTATCGCGCGCGAGGCAGGCATCCCGCTGAAGATCGCGGCCAAGGTGGACAACGCCGACCGCGACTACTTCGAACAGACCATCCGCCCGCTGCTGGACGGCCCCGGCGTGGAGTTCATCGGAGAAATCGGCGACGCGACCAAGAGCGATTTTCTTGGCAATGCGCGCGCCTTGCTGTTCCCGATCGACTGGCCGGAGCCTTTCGGCCTCGTCATGATCGAAGCCATGGCCTGCGGCACACCGGTCATCGCGTGGAATCACGGGTCGGTGCCTGAAGTGGTCGATGATGGCGTCACGGGCTTCGTTGTGGATGACATTCCGCAGGCCGTCGAAGCGGTGTCGCGCGCCCATATGCTCGATCGGGCCCTGATACGGCGTGTCTTCGAGCAGCAGTTCACCGCCCAGGCCATGGCCAACCGGTACGTTCAGTTGTACATGCGCCTGGCGCGCCAGGACCGGGTCAGCATGATGGAAAGCGAGGCGGCATGA
- the boxA gene encoding benzoyl-CoA 2,3-epoxidase subunit BoxA — protein sequence MNAPLPATLLKQHLIDPEICIRCNTCEETCPIDAITHDANNYVVNPDICNGCMACVPPCPTGSIDNWRVVAREHAYGVEAQFGWDALPAQEPVEALLAAAAAADVGTPAANATACVDAASGFAGALDADVPPGTMEAAVGNAGAQATAADVTPARGAIVPPWSAAHPYVNLYTHKDPVIATVVGNYRVTDDDAESDVRHIVLDFGESPFPVLEGQSIGILPPGVDARGRPHHARQYSVASPRDGERPGYNNLSLTVKRVVGGRDGNTHDGLCSNYLCDLERHDTVRVIGPFGSTFLMPGRPGANLLMICTGTGSAPMRAMTERCRRRIGGGENGTLMLFFGARTRRELPYFGPLMKLPRDFIDINLALSREPGQPRRYVQDLIVERADDVRALLNDDRTCIYVCGLKGMEAGVLDALRQVVVQAGQDWTVLHQALCRQGRLHFETY from the coding sequence ATGAACGCGCCTCTGCCCGCCACGCTTTTGAAGCAGCACCTGATCGATCCGGAGATCTGCATCCGCTGCAATACCTGCGAGGAAACCTGTCCCATCGATGCGATCACGCACGACGCCAACAACTACGTGGTCAATCCGGACATCTGCAACGGCTGCATGGCGTGCGTGCCGCCTTGCCCGACCGGCTCCATCGACAACTGGCGCGTCGTCGCGCGTGAACACGCGTACGGCGTGGAGGCGCAGTTCGGCTGGGATGCCTTGCCTGCGCAGGAGCCGGTCGAGGCGCTTCTGGCCGCCGCGGCAGCGGCCGACGTCGGGACGCCCGCGGCGAATGCGACCGCTTGCGTGGACGCGGCGTCCGGATTCGCCGGCGCGCTGGATGCGGACGTCCCCCCCGGCACGATGGAGGCGGCCGTCGGCAACGCGGGCGCGCAGGCCACGGCGGCCGATGTTACGCCCGCGCGCGGCGCCATCGTGCCGCCCTGGTCGGCGGCCCACCCTTACGTCAATCTCTACACGCACAAAGACCCCGTCATCGCCACCGTCGTCGGCAATTACCGCGTGACCGACGACGACGCGGAGAGCGACGTGCGCCACATCGTGCTGGACTTCGGCGAGTCGCCGTTCCCGGTCCTGGAGGGCCAGTCCATCGGCATCCTGCCGCCCGGCGTGGACGCGCGTGGCCGGCCGCACCACGCCCGCCAGTATTCCGTCGCCAGCCCCCGCGACGGCGAACGTCCCGGCTACAACAACCTGTCCCTGACCGTGAAGCGGGTCGTGGGCGGCCGGGACGGCAACACCCATGACGGGCTCTGTTCCAACTACCTTTGCGACCTGGAACGGCACGATACCGTGCGGGTGATCGGCCCCTTCGGCAGCACCTTCCTGATGCCCGGCCGGCCGGGCGCCAATCTGCTGATGATCTGCACCGGCACCGGTTCGGCGCCGATGCGCGCCATGACCGAGCGCTGCCGGCGTCGCATCGGCGGCGGGGAGAACGGCACCCTGATGCTGTTCTTCGGCGCGCGCACGCGCCGCGAACTGCCGTACTTCGGTCCCCTGATGAAGCTGCCGCGCGATTTCATCGACATCAACCTGGCCTTGTCGCGCGAACCAGGCCAGCCGCGGCGCTATGTGCAGGACCTGATCGTGGAGCGCGCGGACGACGTGCGGGCGCTGCTGAACGACGACAGGACCTGCATCTATGTGTGTGGCCTGAAGGGCATGGAAGCCGGCGTGCTGGACGCGCTGCGCCAGGTCGTCGTGCAGGCCGGCCAGGATTGGACTGTCCTGCACCAGGCCTTGTGCCGGCAAGGCCGGCTGCATTTCGAGACGTATTGA
- the boxB gene encoding benzoyl-CoA 2,3-epoxidase subunit BoxB: MSGVNYSDKIPNNVNLSGDRALQRALEHWQPNYLQWWRDMGPDGAHNHDVYLRTAVSVEPDGWAHFDYVKMPDYRWGIFLTPQDGQRKIHFGENLGRDVWQDVPGEHRANLRRIIVTQGDTEPASIEQQRHLGLTAPSQYDLRNLFQINVEEGRHLWAMVYLLHRYFGRDGREEADALLQRTSGDADNPRILGAFNEKTPDWLSFYMFTYFTDRDGKFQLCALAESGFDPLARTTKFMLTEEAHHMFVGESGVSRIIQRTCQVMNELKTDDPAAVRAAGVIDLPTIQRYLNFHYSVTIDLFGADQSSNAAIFYSAGLKGRYEEGKRQDDHQLKHDSYRILAVEGGKLREVEVPMLNALNEVLRDDFIRDSVAGVSRWNKVIEKSGIPFRLTVPHKAFNRQIGTLAGVKVSPDGEIVDDARWQAGLAHWLPTDEDRAFVASLMGRVTEPGRFANWIAPPVMGVNRQPVDFEYVRFN; this comes from the coding sequence ATGTCAGGCGTCAATTATTCCGACAAGATACCCAACAACGTCAATCTTTCCGGGGACCGCGCGCTGCAGCGCGCCCTGGAACACTGGCAGCCCAATTACCTGCAGTGGTGGCGCGACATGGGCCCCGATGGGGCGCACAACCACGATGTCTACCTGCGCACCGCGGTCAGCGTCGAGCCGGATGGCTGGGCCCATTTCGATTACGTCAAGATGCCCGACTACCGCTGGGGCATCTTCCTGACGCCGCAGGACGGCCAGCGCAAAATCCACTTCGGCGAGAACCTGGGACGCGACGTGTGGCAGGACGTGCCCGGCGAACACCGCGCCAATCTTCGCCGCATCATCGTCACCCAGGGCGACACCGAACCCGCATCGATCGAGCAGCAGCGCCATCTCGGATTGACCGCGCCGTCGCAGTACGACCTGCGCAATCTGTTCCAGATCAATGTGGAGGAAGGGCGGCACCTGTGGGCCATGGTGTACCTGCTGCACCGCTACTTCGGCCGGGATGGCCGCGAGGAGGCCGACGCGCTGCTGCAGCGCACGTCCGGCGACGCCGACAATCCGCGCATTCTCGGCGCCTTTAACGAAAAGACGCCGGACTGGCTGTCCTTTTACATGTTCACCTACTTCACCGACCGCGACGGCAAGTTCCAGCTGTGCGCGCTGGCGGAGTCCGGCTTCGACCCCCTGGCCCGCACGACGAAGTTCATGCTGACGGAGGAAGCGCACCATATGTTCGTGGGCGAGTCCGGCGTGTCGCGCATCATCCAGCGCACCTGCCAGGTGATGAACGAACTGAAGACCGATGATCCCGCGGCCGTGCGCGCGGCCGGGGTGATCGACCTGCCCACCATCCAGCGTTACCTGAACTTCCACTACAGCGTCACCATCGACCTGTTCGGCGCCGACCAGTCCTCGAACGCGGCGATTTTCTACAGCGCCGGGCTGAAAGGGCGCTACGAGGAGGGCAAGCGCCAGGACGACCATCAGCTCAAGCATGACAGCTATCGCATCCTGGCGGTGGAAGGCGGCAAGCTGCGCGAAGTCGAAGTGCCGATGCTGAACGCGCTGAACGAAGTCTTGCGGGATGACTTCATCCGCGACTCCGTGGCGGGGGTAAGCCGCTGGAACAAGGTCATTGAAAAAAGCGGCATTCCGTTCCGCCTGACCGTTCCTCACAAGGCCTTCAACCGCCAGATCGGCACGCTGGCCGGCGTCAAGGTCTCGCCGGACGGTGAAATCGTCGACGACGCACGCTGGCAGGCCGGGCTTGCGCACTGGCTGCCCACCGACGAAGACCGCGCCTTCGTCGCCTCCCTGATGGGCCGCGTGACGGAGCCGGGCCGCTTCGCCAACTGGATCGCGCCGCCCGTCATGGGCGTGAACCGCCAGCCCGTCGATTTCGAATACGTACGCTTCAACTAG